A genome region from Carya illinoinensis cultivar Pawnee chromosome 2, C.illinoinensisPawnee_v1, whole genome shotgun sequence includes the following:
- the LOC122299570 gene encoding jasmonoyl--L-amino acid synthetase JAR4-like isoform X1: MLHSHYHRFIDRYQVPTTTSRPKTPFALKFVNCYPSLDQDLKSFFSLQSVAVRGSRVRLQMKFKVELFFIFNCRVVLDESLGFPLLSVTLFTLLYGNWVSSFLPRKSVSRKFHCFRAVDIVDHRQNMVGCSQSFVRMLEKMEEFDPEKVIEEFEAITQDAGKVQRETLKKILEENGSAEYLQSLGLNGRTDPESFKTCVPLVTHKELEPYIHRIADGDHSPILTGKPITTISLSSGTTQGKPKFVPFNDELMESTMQIYWTSFAFRNREFPIGNGKALQFIYSSKQFQTKGGLAAGTATTNVYRNSQFKETMKAIQSQSCCPDEVIFGPDFHQSLYCHLLCGLIFRDEVQFVFSTFAHSIIHAFRTFEQVWEELCTDIREGILSSRVSAPSIRTAMSKLLKPNPELADLVYKKVTGLSNWYRLIPELFPNAKYIYGIMTGSMEPYLRKLRHYAGELPLLSADYGASEGWIGANVNPKLPPELTTFAVLPNIGFFEFIPMKHNIEDQDHNQMDPSFFHIEPEPVDLTEVKIGEEYEIIVTNFAGLYRYRLGDVVKVMGFHNTTPELKFVCRRNLLLTINIDKNTEKDLQLAVEEASKLLGEEKLEVVDYSSHVDSSTDPGHYVIFWEISGEAGEEILKECCNCLDRSFVDAGYVSSRKVNAIGALELRVVRGGTFQKILDHYLGLGSAVSQFKTPRCVGPTNNLVLQILCDNVVESYFSTAF; encoded by the exons ATGCTCCATAGCCattatcatagattcatagaTAGATATCAAGTGCCAACAACAACATCTCGACCTAAAACTCCCTTTGCATTGAAGTTTGTGAATTGTTATCCTTCTTTAGATCAAGACCTCAAATCTTTCTTCTCTCTGCAGTCTGTGGCAGTCAGAGGCTCAAGAGTACGGTTACAG ATGAAGTTTAAAGTGGagctgttttttatttttaattgtcgGGTTGTTCTGGATGAGTCTCTGGGTTTTCCGCTCCTGAGTGTAACCCTCTTTACACTACTATATGGAAATTGGG TTTCCTCCTTCCTTCCGAGAAAATCTGTTTCCAGGAAGTTTCACTGTTTCAGGGCGGTTGACATAGTTGACCATCGTCAAAATATG GTGGGCTGCAGTCAAAGCTTTGTGAGGATGTTAGAGAAGATGGAAGAGTTTGACCCGGAGAAAGTGATAGAGGAATTTGAAGCAATAACCCAAGATGCCGGGAAAGTTCAGAGAGAAACTCTGAAGAAAATTCTGGAGGAGAATGGATCGGCCGAGTACTTACAGAGCCTTGGTCTCAATGGAAGAACTGATCCTGAAAGCTTCAAGACTTGTGTCCCCCTTGTTACTCACAAGGAATTGGAGCCGTATATTCACAGAATTGCAGACGGCGATCATTCTCCTATTCTCACAGGAAAGCCAATCACAACCATCTCATTAAG TTCTGGTACTACTCAGGGAAAGCCGAAGTTTGTACCTTTCAACGATGAATTGATGGAATCCACCATGCAGATATATTGGACATCTTTTGCTTTCAGAAACAG AGAGTTTCCTATTGGGAATGGAAAGGCTTTGCAGTTTATTTACAGCAGCAAGCAGTTCCAGACCAAAGGGGGTCTGGCAGCTGGAACTGCCACAACTAATGTCTACAGAAATTCGCAGTTCAAAGAGACTATGAAGGCAATTCAATCCCAATCTTGCTGCCCAGATGAAGTAATATTTGGTCCTGATTTCCATCAGTCTTTGTACTGCCATCTCTTATGTGGGCTGATTTTTCGGGATGAAGTTCAGTTTGTATTCTCTACTTTTGCACATAGCATCATTCACGCATTCAGAACCTTTGAACAAGTTTGGGAAGAATTGTGTACTGATATTAGGGAGGGGATCCTCAGCAGCCGAGTCTCTGCCCCATCGATCCGAACAGCTATGTCGAAACTGCTCAAACCAAATCCTGAATTGGCTGATTTGGTCTATAAGAAGGTTACAGGTTTGAGTAATTGGTATCGATTAATCCCGGAACTTTTTCCTAATGCGAAGTACATCTATGGGATCATGACTGGATCAATGGAGCCTTATTTGAGAAAACTGAGGCACTACGCTGGGGAGCTACCTCTGTTGAGTGCAGATTATGGGGCTTCTGAAGGGTGGATTGGAGCAAATGTCAATCCAAAATTGCCACCTGAATTGACCACTTTTGCCGTTCTTCCTAATATTGGGTTTTTTGAATTCATCCCAATGAAGCATAACATTGAGGATCAGGATCATAATCAGATGGATCCTAGTTTCTTCCACATCGAGCCGGAGCCAGTGGACTTAACTGAAGTCAAAATTGGTGAAGAGTATGAGATCATTGTCACCAATTTTGCAG GTCTCTACCGCTATAGGCTTGGAGATGTAGTAAAGGTGATGGGATTCCACAACACCACCCCAGAACTCAAATTTGTCTGCAGGAGGAACCTTCTGCTAACCATCAATATTGACAAGAACACTGAGAAAGATTTGCAGCTTGCTGTGGAAGAAGCATCCAAGTTATTAGGAGAAGAAAAGCTGGAAGTTGTTGATTACTCTAGCCATGTAGACTCATCCACAGATCCTGGACACTATGTGATCTTTTGGGAAATAAGTGGTGAAGCAGGGGAGGAGATTCTTAAGGAATGCTGCAACTGCTTGGATAGGTCTTTTGTTGATGCTGGCTATGTTAGCTCGCGAAAGGTCAATGCCATCGGGGCGCTCGAGCTCCGAGTTGTTCGGGGAGGAACTTTCCAGAAGATTCTAGATCACTATCTAGGATTAGGGTCTGCTGTTAGCCAGTTTAAAACGCCAAGATGTGTAGGTCCAACAAACAATCTGGTGCTGCAAATCTTGTGTGACAATGTTGTTGAGAGCTACTTCAGTACTGCTTTCTAG
- the LOC122299570 gene encoding jasmonoyl--L-amino acid synthetase JAR4-like isoform X2 has translation MLHSHYHRFIDRYQVPTTTSRPKTPFALKFVNCYPSLDQDLKSFFSLQSVAVRGSRVRLQVGCSQSFVRMLEKMEEFDPEKVIEEFEAITQDAGKVQRETLKKILEENGSAEYLQSLGLNGRTDPESFKTCVPLVTHKELEPYIHRIADGDHSPILTGKPITTISLSSGTTQGKPKFVPFNDELMESTMQIYWTSFAFRNREFPIGNGKALQFIYSSKQFQTKGGLAAGTATTNVYRNSQFKETMKAIQSQSCCPDEVIFGPDFHQSLYCHLLCGLIFRDEVQFVFSTFAHSIIHAFRTFEQVWEELCTDIREGILSSRVSAPSIRTAMSKLLKPNPELADLVYKKVTGLSNWYRLIPELFPNAKYIYGIMTGSMEPYLRKLRHYAGELPLLSADYGASEGWIGANVNPKLPPELTTFAVLPNIGFFEFIPMKHNIEDQDHNQMDPSFFHIEPEPVDLTEVKIGEEYEIIVTNFAGLYRYRLGDVVKVMGFHNTTPELKFVCRRNLLLTINIDKNTEKDLQLAVEEASKLLGEEKLEVVDYSSHVDSSTDPGHYVIFWEISGEAGEEILKECCNCLDRSFVDAGYVSSRKVNAIGALELRVVRGGTFQKILDHYLGLGSAVSQFKTPRCVGPTNNLVLQILCDNVVESYFSTAF, from the exons ATGCTCCATAGCCattatcatagattcatagaTAGATATCAAGTGCCAACAACAACATCTCGACCTAAAACTCCCTTTGCATTGAAGTTTGTGAATTGTTATCCTTCTTTAGATCAAGACCTCAAATCTTTCTTCTCTCTGCAGTCTGTGGCAGTCAGAGGCTCAAGAGTACGGTTACAG GTGGGCTGCAGTCAAAGCTTTGTGAGGATGTTAGAGAAGATGGAAGAGTTTGACCCGGAGAAAGTGATAGAGGAATTTGAAGCAATAACCCAAGATGCCGGGAAAGTTCAGAGAGAAACTCTGAAGAAAATTCTGGAGGAGAATGGATCGGCCGAGTACTTACAGAGCCTTGGTCTCAATGGAAGAACTGATCCTGAAAGCTTCAAGACTTGTGTCCCCCTTGTTACTCACAAGGAATTGGAGCCGTATATTCACAGAATTGCAGACGGCGATCATTCTCCTATTCTCACAGGAAAGCCAATCACAACCATCTCATTAAG TTCTGGTACTACTCAGGGAAAGCCGAAGTTTGTACCTTTCAACGATGAATTGATGGAATCCACCATGCAGATATATTGGACATCTTTTGCTTTCAGAAACAG AGAGTTTCCTATTGGGAATGGAAAGGCTTTGCAGTTTATTTACAGCAGCAAGCAGTTCCAGACCAAAGGGGGTCTGGCAGCTGGAACTGCCACAACTAATGTCTACAGAAATTCGCAGTTCAAAGAGACTATGAAGGCAATTCAATCCCAATCTTGCTGCCCAGATGAAGTAATATTTGGTCCTGATTTCCATCAGTCTTTGTACTGCCATCTCTTATGTGGGCTGATTTTTCGGGATGAAGTTCAGTTTGTATTCTCTACTTTTGCACATAGCATCATTCACGCATTCAGAACCTTTGAACAAGTTTGGGAAGAATTGTGTACTGATATTAGGGAGGGGATCCTCAGCAGCCGAGTCTCTGCCCCATCGATCCGAACAGCTATGTCGAAACTGCTCAAACCAAATCCTGAATTGGCTGATTTGGTCTATAAGAAGGTTACAGGTTTGAGTAATTGGTATCGATTAATCCCGGAACTTTTTCCTAATGCGAAGTACATCTATGGGATCATGACTGGATCAATGGAGCCTTATTTGAGAAAACTGAGGCACTACGCTGGGGAGCTACCTCTGTTGAGTGCAGATTATGGGGCTTCTGAAGGGTGGATTGGAGCAAATGTCAATCCAAAATTGCCACCTGAATTGACCACTTTTGCCGTTCTTCCTAATATTGGGTTTTTTGAATTCATCCCAATGAAGCATAACATTGAGGATCAGGATCATAATCAGATGGATCCTAGTTTCTTCCACATCGAGCCGGAGCCAGTGGACTTAACTGAAGTCAAAATTGGTGAAGAGTATGAGATCATTGTCACCAATTTTGCAG GTCTCTACCGCTATAGGCTTGGAGATGTAGTAAAGGTGATGGGATTCCACAACACCACCCCAGAACTCAAATTTGTCTGCAGGAGGAACCTTCTGCTAACCATCAATATTGACAAGAACACTGAGAAAGATTTGCAGCTTGCTGTGGAAGAAGCATCCAAGTTATTAGGAGAAGAAAAGCTGGAAGTTGTTGATTACTCTAGCCATGTAGACTCATCCACAGATCCTGGACACTATGTGATCTTTTGGGAAATAAGTGGTGAAGCAGGGGAGGAGATTCTTAAGGAATGCTGCAACTGCTTGGATAGGTCTTTTGTTGATGCTGGCTATGTTAGCTCGCGAAAGGTCAATGCCATCGGGGCGCTCGAGCTCCGAGTTGTTCGGGGAGGAACTTTCCAGAAGATTCTAGATCACTATCTAGGATTAGGGTCTGCTGTTAGCCAGTTTAAAACGCCAAGATGTGTAGGTCCAACAAACAATCTGGTGCTGCAAATCTTGTGTGACAATGTTGTTGAGAGCTACTTCAGTACTGCTTTCTAG
- the LOC122299570 gene encoding jasmonoyl--L-amino acid synthetase JAR4-like isoform X3: MEIGVGCSQSFVRMLEKMEEFDPEKVIEEFEAITQDAGKVQRETLKKILEENGSAEYLQSLGLNGRTDPESFKTCVPLVTHKELEPYIHRIADGDHSPILTGKPITTISLSSGTTQGKPKFVPFNDELMESTMQIYWTSFAFRNREFPIGNGKALQFIYSSKQFQTKGGLAAGTATTNVYRNSQFKETMKAIQSQSCCPDEVIFGPDFHQSLYCHLLCGLIFRDEVQFVFSTFAHSIIHAFRTFEQVWEELCTDIREGILSSRVSAPSIRTAMSKLLKPNPELADLVYKKVTGLSNWYRLIPELFPNAKYIYGIMTGSMEPYLRKLRHYAGELPLLSADYGASEGWIGANVNPKLPPELTTFAVLPNIGFFEFIPMKHNIEDQDHNQMDPSFFHIEPEPVDLTEVKIGEEYEIIVTNFAGLYRYRLGDVVKVMGFHNTTPELKFVCRRNLLLTINIDKNTEKDLQLAVEEASKLLGEEKLEVVDYSSHVDSSTDPGHYVIFWEISGEAGEEILKECCNCLDRSFVDAGYVSSRKVNAIGALELRVVRGGTFQKILDHYLGLGSAVSQFKTPRCVGPTNNLVLQILCDNVVESYFSTAF; this comes from the exons ATGGAAATTGGG GTGGGCTGCAGTCAAAGCTTTGTGAGGATGTTAGAGAAGATGGAAGAGTTTGACCCGGAGAAAGTGATAGAGGAATTTGAAGCAATAACCCAAGATGCCGGGAAAGTTCAGAGAGAAACTCTGAAGAAAATTCTGGAGGAGAATGGATCGGCCGAGTACTTACAGAGCCTTGGTCTCAATGGAAGAACTGATCCTGAAAGCTTCAAGACTTGTGTCCCCCTTGTTACTCACAAGGAATTGGAGCCGTATATTCACAGAATTGCAGACGGCGATCATTCTCCTATTCTCACAGGAAAGCCAATCACAACCATCTCATTAAG TTCTGGTACTACTCAGGGAAAGCCGAAGTTTGTACCTTTCAACGATGAATTGATGGAATCCACCATGCAGATATATTGGACATCTTTTGCTTTCAGAAACAG AGAGTTTCCTATTGGGAATGGAAAGGCTTTGCAGTTTATTTACAGCAGCAAGCAGTTCCAGACCAAAGGGGGTCTGGCAGCTGGAACTGCCACAACTAATGTCTACAGAAATTCGCAGTTCAAAGAGACTATGAAGGCAATTCAATCCCAATCTTGCTGCCCAGATGAAGTAATATTTGGTCCTGATTTCCATCAGTCTTTGTACTGCCATCTCTTATGTGGGCTGATTTTTCGGGATGAAGTTCAGTTTGTATTCTCTACTTTTGCACATAGCATCATTCACGCATTCAGAACCTTTGAACAAGTTTGGGAAGAATTGTGTACTGATATTAGGGAGGGGATCCTCAGCAGCCGAGTCTCTGCCCCATCGATCCGAACAGCTATGTCGAAACTGCTCAAACCAAATCCTGAATTGGCTGATTTGGTCTATAAGAAGGTTACAGGTTTGAGTAATTGGTATCGATTAATCCCGGAACTTTTTCCTAATGCGAAGTACATCTATGGGATCATGACTGGATCAATGGAGCCTTATTTGAGAAAACTGAGGCACTACGCTGGGGAGCTACCTCTGTTGAGTGCAGATTATGGGGCTTCTGAAGGGTGGATTGGAGCAAATGTCAATCCAAAATTGCCACCTGAATTGACCACTTTTGCCGTTCTTCCTAATATTGGGTTTTTTGAATTCATCCCAATGAAGCATAACATTGAGGATCAGGATCATAATCAGATGGATCCTAGTTTCTTCCACATCGAGCCGGAGCCAGTGGACTTAACTGAAGTCAAAATTGGTGAAGAGTATGAGATCATTGTCACCAATTTTGCAG GTCTCTACCGCTATAGGCTTGGAGATGTAGTAAAGGTGATGGGATTCCACAACACCACCCCAGAACTCAAATTTGTCTGCAGGAGGAACCTTCTGCTAACCATCAATATTGACAAGAACACTGAGAAAGATTTGCAGCTTGCTGTGGAAGAAGCATCCAAGTTATTAGGAGAAGAAAAGCTGGAAGTTGTTGATTACTCTAGCCATGTAGACTCATCCACAGATCCTGGACACTATGTGATCTTTTGGGAAATAAGTGGTGAAGCAGGGGAGGAGATTCTTAAGGAATGCTGCAACTGCTTGGATAGGTCTTTTGTTGATGCTGGCTATGTTAGCTCGCGAAAGGTCAATGCCATCGGGGCGCTCGAGCTCCGAGTTGTTCGGGGAGGAACTTTCCAGAAGATTCTAGATCACTATCTAGGATTAGGGTCTGCTGTTAGCCAGTTTAAAACGCCAAGATGTGTAGGTCCAACAAACAATCTGGTGCTGCAAATCTTGTGTGACAATGTTGTTGAGAGCTACTTCAGTACTGCTTTCTAG
- the LOC122299570 gene encoding jasmonoyl--L-amino acid synthetase JAR4-like isoform X4 produces the protein MVGCSQSFVRMLEKMEEFDPEKVIEEFEAITQDAGKVQRETLKKILEENGSAEYLQSLGLNGRTDPESFKTCVPLVTHKELEPYIHRIADGDHSPILTGKPITTISLSSGTTQGKPKFVPFNDELMESTMQIYWTSFAFRNREFPIGNGKALQFIYSSKQFQTKGGLAAGTATTNVYRNSQFKETMKAIQSQSCCPDEVIFGPDFHQSLYCHLLCGLIFRDEVQFVFSTFAHSIIHAFRTFEQVWEELCTDIREGILSSRVSAPSIRTAMSKLLKPNPELADLVYKKVTGLSNWYRLIPELFPNAKYIYGIMTGSMEPYLRKLRHYAGELPLLSADYGASEGWIGANVNPKLPPELTTFAVLPNIGFFEFIPMKHNIEDQDHNQMDPSFFHIEPEPVDLTEVKIGEEYEIIVTNFAGLYRYRLGDVVKVMGFHNTTPELKFVCRRNLLLTINIDKNTEKDLQLAVEEASKLLGEEKLEVVDYSSHVDSSTDPGHYVIFWEISGEAGEEILKECCNCLDRSFVDAGYVSSRKVNAIGALELRVVRGGTFQKILDHYLGLGSAVSQFKTPRCVGPTNNLVLQILCDNVVESYFSTAF, from the exons ATG GTGGGCTGCAGTCAAAGCTTTGTGAGGATGTTAGAGAAGATGGAAGAGTTTGACCCGGAGAAAGTGATAGAGGAATTTGAAGCAATAACCCAAGATGCCGGGAAAGTTCAGAGAGAAACTCTGAAGAAAATTCTGGAGGAGAATGGATCGGCCGAGTACTTACAGAGCCTTGGTCTCAATGGAAGAACTGATCCTGAAAGCTTCAAGACTTGTGTCCCCCTTGTTACTCACAAGGAATTGGAGCCGTATATTCACAGAATTGCAGACGGCGATCATTCTCCTATTCTCACAGGAAAGCCAATCACAACCATCTCATTAAG TTCTGGTACTACTCAGGGAAAGCCGAAGTTTGTACCTTTCAACGATGAATTGATGGAATCCACCATGCAGATATATTGGACATCTTTTGCTTTCAGAAACAG AGAGTTTCCTATTGGGAATGGAAAGGCTTTGCAGTTTATTTACAGCAGCAAGCAGTTCCAGACCAAAGGGGGTCTGGCAGCTGGAACTGCCACAACTAATGTCTACAGAAATTCGCAGTTCAAAGAGACTATGAAGGCAATTCAATCCCAATCTTGCTGCCCAGATGAAGTAATATTTGGTCCTGATTTCCATCAGTCTTTGTACTGCCATCTCTTATGTGGGCTGATTTTTCGGGATGAAGTTCAGTTTGTATTCTCTACTTTTGCACATAGCATCATTCACGCATTCAGAACCTTTGAACAAGTTTGGGAAGAATTGTGTACTGATATTAGGGAGGGGATCCTCAGCAGCCGAGTCTCTGCCCCATCGATCCGAACAGCTATGTCGAAACTGCTCAAACCAAATCCTGAATTGGCTGATTTGGTCTATAAGAAGGTTACAGGTTTGAGTAATTGGTATCGATTAATCCCGGAACTTTTTCCTAATGCGAAGTACATCTATGGGATCATGACTGGATCAATGGAGCCTTATTTGAGAAAACTGAGGCACTACGCTGGGGAGCTACCTCTGTTGAGTGCAGATTATGGGGCTTCTGAAGGGTGGATTGGAGCAAATGTCAATCCAAAATTGCCACCTGAATTGACCACTTTTGCCGTTCTTCCTAATATTGGGTTTTTTGAATTCATCCCAATGAAGCATAACATTGAGGATCAGGATCATAATCAGATGGATCCTAGTTTCTTCCACATCGAGCCGGAGCCAGTGGACTTAACTGAAGTCAAAATTGGTGAAGAGTATGAGATCATTGTCACCAATTTTGCAG GTCTCTACCGCTATAGGCTTGGAGATGTAGTAAAGGTGATGGGATTCCACAACACCACCCCAGAACTCAAATTTGTCTGCAGGAGGAACCTTCTGCTAACCATCAATATTGACAAGAACACTGAGAAAGATTTGCAGCTTGCTGTGGAAGAAGCATCCAAGTTATTAGGAGAAGAAAAGCTGGAAGTTGTTGATTACTCTAGCCATGTAGACTCATCCACAGATCCTGGACACTATGTGATCTTTTGGGAAATAAGTGGTGAAGCAGGGGAGGAGATTCTTAAGGAATGCTGCAACTGCTTGGATAGGTCTTTTGTTGATGCTGGCTATGTTAGCTCGCGAAAGGTCAATGCCATCGGGGCGCTCGAGCTCCGAGTTGTTCGGGGAGGAACTTTCCAGAAGATTCTAGATCACTATCTAGGATTAGGGTCTGCTGTTAGCCAGTTTAAAACGCCAAGATGTGTAGGTCCAACAAACAATCTGGTGCTGCAAATCTTGTGTGACAATGTTGTTGAGAGCTACTTCAGTACTGCTTTCTAG
- the LOC122299570 gene encoding jasmonoyl--L-amino acid synthetase JAR4-like isoform X5, producing MLEKMEEFDPEKVIEEFEAITQDAGKVQRETLKKILEENGSAEYLQSLGLNGRTDPESFKTCVPLVTHKELEPYIHRIADGDHSPILTGKPITTISLSSGTTQGKPKFVPFNDELMESTMQIYWTSFAFRNREFPIGNGKALQFIYSSKQFQTKGGLAAGTATTNVYRNSQFKETMKAIQSQSCCPDEVIFGPDFHQSLYCHLLCGLIFRDEVQFVFSTFAHSIIHAFRTFEQVWEELCTDIREGILSSRVSAPSIRTAMSKLLKPNPELADLVYKKVTGLSNWYRLIPELFPNAKYIYGIMTGSMEPYLRKLRHYAGELPLLSADYGASEGWIGANVNPKLPPELTTFAVLPNIGFFEFIPMKHNIEDQDHNQMDPSFFHIEPEPVDLTEVKIGEEYEIIVTNFAGLYRYRLGDVVKVMGFHNTTPELKFVCRRNLLLTINIDKNTEKDLQLAVEEASKLLGEEKLEVVDYSSHVDSSTDPGHYVIFWEISGEAGEEILKECCNCLDRSFVDAGYVSSRKVNAIGALELRVVRGGTFQKILDHYLGLGSAVSQFKTPRCVGPTNNLVLQILCDNVVESYFSTAF from the exons ATGTTAGAGAAGATGGAAGAGTTTGACCCGGAGAAAGTGATAGAGGAATTTGAAGCAATAACCCAAGATGCCGGGAAAGTTCAGAGAGAAACTCTGAAGAAAATTCTGGAGGAGAATGGATCGGCCGAGTACTTACAGAGCCTTGGTCTCAATGGAAGAACTGATCCTGAAAGCTTCAAGACTTGTGTCCCCCTTGTTACTCACAAGGAATTGGAGCCGTATATTCACAGAATTGCAGACGGCGATCATTCTCCTATTCTCACAGGAAAGCCAATCACAACCATCTCATTAAG TTCTGGTACTACTCAGGGAAAGCCGAAGTTTGTACCTTTCAACGATGAATTGATGGAATCCACCATGCAGATATATTGGACATCTTTTGCTTTCAGAAACAG AGAGTTTCCTATTGGGAATGGAAAGGCTTTGCAGTTTATTTACAGCAGCAAGCAGTTCCAGACCAAAGGGGGTCTGGCAGCTGGAACTGCCACAACTAATGTCTACAGAAATTCGCAGTTCAAAGAGACTATGAAGGCAATTCAATCCCAATCTTGCTGCCCAGATGAAGTAATATTTGGTCCTGATTTCCATCAGTCTTTGTACTGCCATCTCTTATGTGGGCTGATTTTTCGGGATGAAGTTCAGTTTGTATTCTCTACTTTTGCACATAGCATCATTCACGCATTCAGAACCTTTGAACAAGTTTGGGAAGAATTGTGTACTGATATTAGGGAGGGGATCCTCAGCAGCCGAGTCTCTGCCCCATCGATCCGAACAGCTATGTCGAAACTGCTCAAACCAAATCCTGAATTGGCTGATTTGGTCTATAAGAAGGTTACAGGTTTGAGTAATTGGTATCGATTAATCCCGGAACTTTTTCCTAATGCGAAGTACATCTATGGGATCATGACTGGATCAATGGAGCCTTATTTGAGAAAACTGAGGCACTACGCTGGGGAGCTACCTCTGTTGAGTGCAGATTATGGGGCTTCTGAAGGGTGGATTGGAGCAAATGTCAATCCAAAATTGCCACCTGAATTGACCACTTTTGCCGTTCTTCCTAATATTGGGTTTTTTGAATTCATCCCAATGAAGCATAACATTGAGGATCAGGATCATAATCAGATGGATCCTAGTTTCTTCCACATCGAGCCGGAGCCAGTGGACTTAACTGAAGTCAAAATTGGTGAAGAGTATGAGATCATTGTCACCAATTTTGCAG GTCTCTACCGCTATAGGCTTGGAGATGTAGTAAAGGTGATGGGATTCCACAACACCACCCCAGAACTCAAATTTGTCTGCAGGAGGAACCTTCTGCTAACCATCAATATTGACAAGAACACTGAGAAAGATTTGCAGCTTGCTGTGGAAGAAGCATCCAAGTTATTAGGAGAAGAAAAGCTGGAAGTTGTTGATTACTCTAGCCATGTAGACTCATCCACAGATCCTGGACACTATGTGATCTTTTGGGAAATAAGTGGTGAAGCAGGGGAGGAGATTCTTAAGGAATGCTGCAACTGCTTGGATAGGTCTTTTGTTGATGCTGGCTATGTTAGCTCGCGAAAGGTCAATGCCATCGGGGCGCTCGAGCTCCGAGTTGTTCGGGGAGGAACTTTCCAGAAGATTCTAGATCACTATCTAGGATTAGGGTCTGCTGTTAGCCAGTTTAAAACGCCAAGATGTGTAGGTCCAACAAACAATCTGGTGCTGCAAATCTTGTGTGACAATGTTGTTGAGAGCTACTTCAGTACTGCTTTCTAG